CAACATCAAAGGTGTAGTCCAGATAATAACTCCAGAGCTTCCAAATGATACATACAACCATCAAAATGTTCATGCAAGCAAGTGGTTCCAGTTCAACATGTTAAGCTAAATTCACAGAAAATTCTCCAGTTTCACTTTCAAATTAGAGGTTCATTGAGATAAACTGAAATTGAAGACAAAGTGGAAAGTGAACCCATTGCtctttagacaaagaaacaagccCTTAAAGGTAAAACTGACTACAGTCAGTGCTGCCTAATGGTGAAAAGCACTAACCACGTGACTAGATAAATCTTACTGCCTTGAACCTTGGTGCCTTAAATCTGCCACATAGCAGCTGTGGTATGTAACTTAATTGctttgagcctcagtctcctcaaaTGCAAAATAGGAATAATTCTTACTCCAGCAGGGTTTCTGTAAAGATTACTTTAGACTATGTTTTAAAATGACCGGTATGAAGCAATTAACTGTTACTATTAATTATCAGTCTTTGGGGACGCTGGATTAAGAGCCCAGTTCCTGAAATCTCATTCATGGTCTTCCAAGATCATACATAGTTTGTCATTCCAAATAAGGCCCCAATTCCAAAATCCAGAACTGAACTTATCAAACACAATCACCTGTGAACATCTAAGTGTCCTTCAACTGCTTGATCTTAACATGGCAATTCAAATATACAAAAGGATACTGAAGGTTTTAGCCAAGGCTGTGCTTTCAACTAGATGAGTATAACCTTTGATCAGAGACCTTATCTAGCTGAATTTCACATTCATCATCCACAGTATGAGACTTCACCTAGGTGACTTCTACAATACCTACTCAAACACTCTAATTCAATAAGAATCTTCCTAAACGAAACAAAACCAGGCTCTCGTTTGGCATATTAACTTCACTACtcagataatttttatttccttcataggAAAAATTGCAAAGAAGAGAATTACAGATGTTATCACAAATAATATGTTGTCCTTTCCTATAAAATACTAAGTTATTGTACTATTACTGGATAACTGAAGTCTATATTCTCAACCATGAGGGTGGTTCTTCAGATCTCTGGGCCATTCATTTAGCTGCTCATCATCTCTCCAGATACTAGAATGAGATTACTTACCTTCTCCTGAAAAGTGCCaaatgaatgtaaaaataaataaataaataaataaataaataacctaactaGTTATGACCTCACTGGATTACTTCCAAGAGTGGGCACAAGGATTAACCGTGAAACATTCCAGACCAATGTGGAGTGATGGTAATCTCTTCACAAACTCAAGAACCATGAACACACTATTTGTTCAGGGACTTGCACACATTTGGGGAAAACACTATTTAAACCATGGGTTTAATAAAGTTGTCACTTCCTGCTTAGCGTATACAAACTATATTGGATGAGGGTAAatttcccagagaaatgaagccaactgtttcctggggaaaaaaataatttcttctcaCAAGTTGTCATTTAaatgtcttcattctttttatttttttcttttttccttcttagaaaAGGCTTGGTATAACCCAACTGTTTTGACTGTTGTCACTAAAGAGAAGGTAGTTGATACTATAACAGTCCAACTTTTGGCGATCCAAAGAATAGTACTTGTGGATTCCTATCAAACACTTGAATGAAACAACGCAATATACTGACGCCAAGTAACTAGCTTGCATTTGATCAAATAAATTTCAATCCAATAAAGATCATATTCTTCCGGATTAGCAACAAATATTTCACTGATCTCAGTTCTTCCACACAGAGCTCAAGACTCATCCAGTGACACATCCCAAAAAGTAAAAGGGTAAAATTTTCTGGGAAAGGATTTCCATATTAACATCAAGCAATGAGTTATCAGTGACCTCGGTGGCACCTATAGGATACTTACGAATTTGTGTGTAGATATTCAAAGGTTAGCTGAGCTCGATTCAAACTGCTGTAATTTGTGAAGGCCATTAGTGCAGTGAGGTCTCCAGTCCTTTACCTACTAACTGGGAAATACAAGCTTACAATGGAATAAATTTTTCAGGATTCCTTCTTGTAAGATTTGGTAAATCTGTGCTCCCTATAATCAAGCAAGGTTACCTAGTATCtatccaaaatatattcaaagagtTGTCTAAAACAATAAttgatttctcctttaatttttgtttaatcttCTCAATAACTATATAATATCTTGGGAAGAACTACGTCATAAATCTGTACTCTTCAGGATCTTTAGCGTTAATTTGCGATAGTTCACGAGTCGAATGAGGTTGGTGCTGGAGTAGATGATACTGGAGATGGCGATTTTATTACTGCTCCATCTTCATGTTCTTCGAGCCTTTCTTTGTTCCTCTAAATTTCCTGAGGAAATTTACCAATCCGGAAATCTAGAAACTTCTATCATATAAGTGGATAACCACCCATGTCTTCGCCATCAAAGATCCCAGGATCCTTCAATAAGCCCCAGACTGGTGACCACGATGTTGATGGAGTGCATATGGCGTTGGTTCCGGTTTCACCACCTCACTGACTTAAAGATTTCCTAAGCGCTGAAGACCGACTTCCGTTTTCAAAGCCCGGACCAAACCTAGCTTGCTGTCGGCCCCAATCTGGGTCAGATTACCTCACAGTGACCCACTACGTCGCCTCAGAACTGACCCACCCAAATCAACTCAGGCGGGCcgcgcccctcccccacttccttcaGACAGCGGCCTCAGCCTCTGAGGCCCTTTCCTGGCCTCGGTCCCGTGGTCTCCACCTCACGGAGAAGAGTTAGTCCCAGCTTTCAAAGCCCGGATCGAGGGCAGTGGCGAGCACACCAACCGACAGGGCGTTTCCCGGCGCTCACAGCTGCCTTTGTCCCTCCCCACGGAATTGGAACCCAACAACCGCAGCGCGCTCTTGGAACCAtgtgctgctgctgccgccgcctccgcctccgccgccgccgctgctgccgctgccACCGCCGCGAGACCAGCCGCCCACGCGCCGCCTGGATGAGATGGTGACGGGACTTAGCACCCCGAAATTAGGCGTTTAGGGCTTGctctgccgccgctgccgctgccgccacTGCCACCTCAGCCACCTCAGCCACCGCTTTGTCTCCGCTAGCGCACACAACCCAGGCCGCCTCGCGCACTCCCCGACGCCCCAAGCCCCCGAGGCCTCCGCGGCGCTTTCGGCCAATCACAGAGCCGCAACtcctcccgcccccgccctgATGTGACGCCTCCTGATTCGTGGGTAGCATGTTTCCACGTGACCGGATCTTGTTAGCCGGACCCTCCCCTGTCACGTGAGAGCGCGCGCCTCTCTTCCTGCTTTCTTGACCCTCTCCGCCATTTAAAGAAACAGTACCGGGGGCGGGCCGAGCGACGCAGCCGGGACGGTAGCTGCGGCGCGGACCGGAGGAGCCATCTTGTCTCGTCGCCGGGGAGTCAGGCCCCTAACTCGAAGAAGCCCTGGCGcgccctccccccctccccggtCTGGTAGGGCGAAGGAGCGGGCGCGCGGTCGATCGAGCGATCGGTTGGCGGCTCTTTCTCCTGCTCTGGCATCCAGCTCTTGGGGCGCAGGCCCGGCCGCCGCGGCGCGCGCCCGGTGGCCGTTGGCGCTCGCGCCGTGTCTTTCTTCTCGTACGCAGAACTCGGGCGGCGGCCTATGCGTTTGCGATTCGACGAGGAGTCGTCCGGGTGGTCGGCGGCGGCGGGCAGCTGCTCCGCCCCGCTCccggggaggcggcggcggcgggattTGGCGCGGCCGGGGAAGCTGGGGTGGCCGGGGCCGGCCTGGAGGCCTGGCGCCACCCTTCAGGGCCTGCAAGGACCCAGTtgggggggcaggagggggccgGGGGATGGTTGGTGGTGGGctttctactttgccttttcctccttATGCCGCCTTAGTGGGGGGCGGGAGCTCTGGCGGCTGCTCCGGGGTGGGGAGACAAGCTCCGGAGTCGGAAGAGCTGGGTTTGCTTCCGGGCCTAGCCACCAGCTGGAtgagtgaccttaggcaagtcactctGTAATTTGtctgcgcctcagtttcctcctctgcctaTCAATGTTTGTGGGATTGAAAGCGCTttgtaaatggtaaaaaaaaGTCCGTATATGCAAGGGATGATTATTGTTCGTAACGGttgggtgttttttttgtttgttttttttgagttGTAAGAAAACTTAGCAGTTGTCCAGTCCTTGGATTTTGAACCTGGGAACCTTGGATTGGAGTTGGGGATCCCCAAGTTCTCTGAAATTGTATGCAGAAACTAGTGGGAATGTGCATTTTAAGGGAATGAGGATCCATCGCCAACAAGTTTTCAGAGGGGACTGACCCGGAAGAGTTTTTAAGAACCACAATTCCTTTGCcacaaggaggaaactgaggcctagatgTTATTTGGGCCCTTTCAGAACCAATTTGAAGCCCCTGTTTGAATCCCTGGGATATGTGAGCTGTTATATGCATAGTGAATATTCGGGGTAACAACACTCCACTGCTTGGCTTCTATTCTGAGTCCTTTCACCGTGGGTTGCCTGAAGGGTGGCTGATGTGCATGGTACAGTGGCACCCCATATAAAGCAGCTAAAACTAGGAGTGGTTGTGTTCTCTAGCATCAAGAAGCCTCTTTAATTTTTGGcccaacaacttttttttttctggtgccTGATTACCTTTCTGACTCTTTCTTTGACCATTTTCCATGACCATGGTTGCCATCCGTTACTTGCTCCTATTTTATATTCCTAGTCGTGTGGTTGGTAGTAAGCAGGCTTTTGTTTAAATGGTGCTGCCAAGTCCAGCTAATTAATGGTGCAGGTGGATTTTTAGCAAGCTGGCTTACTGGAACAGACTGAACCAGGCATGGAATTCCTGAAGATGTTTGGGGGTTTGTCTTTATTAATTGAAGGCTAACATTCTTTGAAAAGTTTTGTTAGAACTTCTGCTGAACCTCCGGGTCAGTAGATTGGAAGTGTTTCAAACTTTAACTTTTTGCTGGCCTGCTTTGTATTCGGTTTGCTTGCAAGTGTGTTACTAAGGTGGCCAAAATGCCAGTTTTTGCTTCTTTGTTAATTGTCAACTGCTTTTATCAAATTCCAGGCCATTATCCAGCAAACACTATAGAAATGTTTGAACAGTTggatttcaaacattttcactTTGTGGAGTGGTGCTTACCAGTGGTACAGCTCTAAGCAAGCAAATGCAAACACATTTAAGTATATTTTGTCTGTTAGGTGTTAGCCGGTTCTGCTGTTTCATACAAATGTCTGGAAAAGTCAATGGACTATTCCCTTTACCTAGCGGGCAGAGACAAATAATCTCAATCCCAGAGAAATTACTGTTTTGGAGAAAAATGTGTTGGTCTTTTAGCTCTTTTGTAATTAATTCTGGATGTACCTCAGAAGATTCTTATGACTGTGGTGATAAGATGCTTTCctcaggagaaaggaggaaaagaaacaacTGGAACTCAAAGCTTGAAATTTTGTGACAAAATATGAAATGTCCAAGATAGGAGTTTGAAAGGGTTTAATTACAGTGCCCTGCACTAGCTGGAACAGATGTCTTTCAGTGCAGTCATAGCGTGGACTCCAGATTTCCAGATTTTCAAGAACTGGATCTGGGACCGAGAAGAGATTATCAGGATGTGACAGGAACTTGCGAgctggattttttatttttgaatttcgGGACTGTTGtccttgctttgaggaaaaaAGACAATGGCTGAGCAAGCACTGCCACCAGCACTGTTACTGGGAATTCGGAGACCCGAGTTTTCGCCAGACCCTCGGTGCAAACTCTGGCATCACTCCGTCCAAAGTGAACTACGGTACTTACCATTTCCCAAAATGCCTTATTTACCATCTCTATACTTTTGTTCACATTCTCTTCTCTACCCTGGAATgccttcttctgcttcttcacCTGTCAGAACTCTGCCATTTCCTCAGTATCCAACTCACATGGTCTCTCCTCCATGAGTCTCTTCACTTTAGCCAAAACTtatcttttttaagttttataacaTGTTGTTGTATATCTTTTATCTGTCCATACAGTTGCTTGTAGTTTTTGTATGCATTAGCTCTCCAGATAGCAAGCCCCTTGAAAGCAAGGACTTTTTCTTGCAAATCTTTGCCTGGACATATCACCGCATATGATGAAGCATTTAGTGGAAAGAAGGAATTTAGAGAACAGGCTATCTCAGAATgtgagcactcaataaatgtttaattgcTG
The genomic region above belongs to Camelus bactrianus isolate YW-2024 breed Bactrian camel chromosome 32, ASM4877302v1, whole genome shotgun sequence and contains:
- the TUG1 gene encoding taurine up-regulated 1 is translated as LEEALARPPPLPGLVGRRSGRAVDRAIGWRLFLLLWHPALGAQARPPRRAPGGRWRSRRVFLLVRRTRAAAYAFAIRRGVVRVVGGGGQLLRPAPGEAAAAGFGAAGEAGVAGAGLEAWRHPSGPARTQLGGQEGAGGWLVVGFLLCLFLLMPP